Part of the Alteracholeplasma palmae J233 genome, TATCAATAGAAAAACATTTATATCTAGTTTGAGAAAAAAGTAATATCATTTATTTGAATTTTTTTTATTAAGTGATAGTAAATATAAATAATGAAGGGAAAAGTTATGACTGATAAAATAAAGACTCTAATTTTGATTGGAATGATTTATGTAATAGTACTTGTACTAAGTGTTTTTTTATACCAAAATATAAGAATTGAAAACATAATATTAAAAGTACTCATTGCAAATGTATTTGGTACTTTTTGTATATGGCTTTCATCAGTATTTATTAAAAATGCTAGCTTATATGATCCTTATTGGAGTGTTGTTCCACCACTTATTATATTGTTACTAATGATTGAATTTAGCAACTTTTCTTTATTAATGATTCTATATCTAGCAGGAATCACATTCTGGTCTATTAGACTCACACTTAATTGGGCTAAATTGTGGAGTGATTTTAAACATCAAGACTGGAGATATAATAATATTAGAAGTTATGCCCCAAAGTTGTATTTTTTAACCAGTTTTTTAGGTATTATGCTATTTCCTACACTGATTGTTTTTATACAACTTATAGGTGGAATTGCTATGATACAAATAGAAAAAATGCCAGGAGTGATATCCTATTTAGGATTTGCAATAATTATTATAGCAACCCTTATACAACATATTTCAGATAAGCAGATGCAAAAATTTAAATCAGATCCTCTAAATAAAGGAAAGTTAATCAATATAGGCTTGTGGAAGTATTCAAGACACCCTAATTATTTAGGAGAAATACTTGTTTGGTGGGGAATCTACT contains:
- a CDS encoding DUF1295 domain-containing protein, coding for MTDKIKTLILIGMIYVIVLVLSVFLYQNIRIENIILKVLIANVFGTFCIWLSSVFIKNASLYDPYWSVVPPLIILLLMIEFSNFSLLMILYLAGITFWSIRLTLNWAKLWSDFKHQDWRYNNIRSYAPKLYFLTSFLGIMLFPTLIVFIQLIGGIAMIQIEKMPGVISYLGFAIIIIATLIQHISDKQMQKFKSDPLNKGKLINIGLWKYSRHPNYLGEILVWWGIYLFYLDSFGFNYLIISPVLMMFMFLFVSIPMMEKKILKTRPEYKKYQESVSVLIPFKKKNKN